The following coding sequences lie in one Cloeon dipterum chromosome 1, ieCloDipt1.1, whole genome shotgun sequence genomic window:
- the stac gene encoding protein unc-13 homolog 4B isoform X3 has translation MAGTEIGLWEYCKRLHEEGDQGARSRHADECRVQRVAQQQTLPFGDGEEADESDTVQEEVRQSDGEFFEKFGSVMRNRISLRVSESIDRECASSVAAECSQEAENSEAVEDSEEEHLPEEAEIFSRVLGSNVEQLYAEVLYETVHVIGFGAKENQDEILSFLKTAFKFDDEKHDMLLEEARAKEAPDILLNVEVIEAHELHAKDCNGLSDPFCTLYLSNGPTQRYNTSVKTKTLKPTWEEHFSLPVEDPNNDVLVIEVWDFDPAETVREKLGKFSDVKGVKGFKKLFKEVAITASTGKHDNELVGTVEIPLKEVVSGGVKLWRSLTKKGKSKSQGQVHLRLALGALKNVQVATQEHRQLVRVLLKHDLEVTQPLPYKWSGRFLELADSVLNQHRIQTGLDENHVQLARWAEFCAVHIDHALNFQLLGRTLEKLIRPVKDGVLSDEEARVFWEAARKLMPTCLTCIRKIRKLMPTDKDTLTQLEALLSILVQLTTLTPPKDFELFPANMFAWLSASNGPHCDIHQSIQDAVRQGAKDWYEHIMEINNDDDKKSDDQDIQLSYYIKILSLLQSDLLRAIEYHDKIYSEVAQFEYTKVIYEVYDERVFGLVEPVVQQTCKNLKPLRFNEDPTQGLYDNDDITMGTSLFELYIALQRFVVMGKGRYLNEDYKCSKFHTWFVKGVAQWLDIALYKALKRIEKAVELGNLQPIDEHVKFSSSAVDTLSIYYQIKVFWKQLNWPDVESSYTFVAKIIDDICRCSEFYAAKMSTRVAGLGETENAFSKKFEVTTEWCTAINNIEYIRQAIHPFVLELGLENILNSMAEFHSESNATQCRKTLQLVIDEAIDTVSNKIIDLIEIMAEKMIPSLHRFLVEAAELLHQNNMSLDRLMDYLQKNFETLHSHLSEENFKRTLAIVWDKLTKQLQELIDSSIEKRRPPSFFANLSGALGIMEGFFKYDETEIASLCENSDLLAITKARLKMHSLDTSELIQQYFLNRYEEQKLLTHTPSQNSEQCCGLLTVKCMFQDQYLKIEILNGRNLRPTDSNGYCDSYVKVHLLPEDKFAGSVTKCKTKVHKKNLFPLYDEIFNMPISEDLQRTENALIHFVVKDYEMLSSNELVGEAFFPFSEVRFDSDLQNVAQFHLPLTRPSSALEGEAFMALEHRQGDKMARDFVKKERTRESH, from the exons ATGGCCGGCACCGAGATTGGACTTTGGGAATACTGCAAGCGGCTGCACGAGGAGGGCGATCAGGGCGCGCGCTCCAGACATGCGGACGAGTGTCGGGTCCAAAGGGTCGCCCAGCAGCAGACCTTGCCTTTCGGTGACGGTGAGGAGGCGGATGAGTCAGACACCGTACAGGAGGA GGTTCGGCAGAGCGATGGCGAGTTCTTTGAGAAATTCGGCAGCGTCATGCGCAACCGCATTTCGCTCAGGGTCTCGGAGAGCATCGACAGGGAGTGTGCGTCCTCAGTGGCCGCCGAGTGCAGCCAGGAGGCCGAGAATTCAGAGGCCGTCGAAGACTCCGAGGAGGAGCATCTTCCGGAGGAGGCCGAAATCTTCAGCCGCGTCCTTGGTAGCAAC GTAGAGCAGTTGTATGCAGAAGTTCTATACGAGACCGTTCATGTAATCGGATTTGGTGCCAAAGAAAATCAAGACGAAATTTTGAGCTTCCTGAAAACGGCATTTAAATTCGACGATGAAAAACATGATATGCTGCTTGAAGAAGCCAGAGCAAAGGag GCACCAGACATTCTGCTCAACGTGGAAGTGATCGAGGCGCACGAGCTGCATGCCAAGGACTGCAACGGGCTGAGCGACCCTTTCTGCACACTCTACCTGTCCAACGGACCCACCCAAAGGTACAACACCTCCGTCAAGACGAAGACGCTCAAGCCAACCTGGGAGGAACATTTCTCACT ACCTGTTGAAGATCCAAATAATGACGTGCTTGTTATTGAAGTTTG ggaTTTCGACCCAGCGGAAACGGTCAGGGAGAAACTTGGCAAATTCTCCGACGTCAAGGGCGtcaaaggatttaaaaaattgttcaaagaGGTAGCAATAACGGCATCGACGGGCAAACACGACAATGAACTCGTCGGAACAGTCGAGATTCCCCTCAAG GAAGTGGTCTCAGGGGGCGTGAAGTTGTGGCGCAGCCTGACCAAGAAGGGCAAGTCCAAGTCGCAGGGCCAGGTGCACCTGCGGCTGGCCCTGGGCGCCTTGAAGAACGTGCAGGTGGCCACGCAGGAGCATCGCCAGCTGGTGCGGGTGCTGCTGAAACACGACCTGGAGGTGACGCAGCCGCTGCCGTACAAGTGGAGCGGCCGCTTCCTCGAGCTGGCCGACAGCGTGCTCAACCAGCACCGCATTCAGACCGGCCTCGACGAGAACCACGTCCAGCTGGCCAGGTGGGCCGAGTTCTGCGCCGTGCACATCGATCACGCGCTCAACTTCCAGCTGCTCGGCAGGACCCTGGAGAAGCTCATCAGGCCCGTCAAGGATGGCGTCCTCAGCGATGAAGAA GCTAGAGTCTTCTGGGAGGCGGCGCGCAAACTGATGCCTACCTGCTTGACGTGCATCAGGAAGATCAGGAAGCTGATGCCCACGGACAAGGACACACTGACCCAACTGGAGGCGCTACTTAG cattttGGTTCAACTTACGACCCTGACGCCTCCAAAGGACTTTGAACTGTTTCCTGCAAACATGTTTGCTTGGCTCTCGGCGTCAAACGGACCGCACTGCGACATCCATCAGAGCATCCAGGACGCTGTTCGACAAGGCGCTAAAGACTG GTACGAGCACATTATGGAGATCAACAATGATGACGACAAGAAGTCTGACGACCAGGATATCCAACTCTCCTACTACATCAAAATCCTCTCCTTGCTGCAGTCCGACTTGCTCAGGGCAATTGAGTACCACGATAAAATTTACTCAGA AGTGGCCCAGTTTGAGTACACCAAAGTTATCTATGAAGTTTATGATGAGAGGGTATTTGGGCTGGTGGAGCCCGTCGTGCAACAGACCTGCAAGAACCTGAAGCCCCTTAGGTTCAACGAAGATCCCACACAAGGCCTTTACGACAATGATGACATCACAATGGGCACCTCCCTGTTTGAGCTCTACATCGCCTTGCAAAGATTCGTTGT GATGGGAAAAGGGCGGTACTTGAATGAGGACTACAAATGCAGCAAATTCCATACATGGTTTGTCAAAGGGGTTGCGCAGTGGCTGGACATTGCCCTGTACAAAGCTCTCAAAAGGATCGAGAAGGCCGTTGAGCTGGGAAATCTGCAGCCGATTGATGAGCACGTTAAATTCAGCTCTTCTGCCGTTGACAccctttcaatttattatcaa ATCAAAGTATTTTGGAAACAACTCAACTGGCCTGACGTTGAAAGTTCCTACACTTTTGTAGCAAAGATTATCGAC GACATATGTCGTTGCTCCGAATTCTACGCTGCCAAAATGAGCACAAGAGTAGCTGGCTTAGGAGAGACAGAAAACGCCTTCAGCAAGAAGTTTGAAGTCACAACAGAG TGGTGCACAGCAATAAACAATATCGAGTACATTCGCCAAGCAATCCATCCATTCGTCCTGGAACTGGGTCTAGAAAACATTCTCAACTCCATGGCTGAGTTCCACTCTGAATCAAACGCGACTCAATGCAGGAAAACACTTCAGCTGGTCATTGATGAAGCCATTGACACCGTCAGCAACAAAATCATTGATCTGATAGAAATAATGGCCGAAAAG ATGATTCCATCGCTGCACAGGTTTCTGGTTGAGGCGGCAGAGCTTCTACACCAGAACAACATGAGTTTGGACAGGCTGATGGACTACCTGCAGAAGAACTTTGAGACCTTGCATAGCCACCTGAGCGAGGAAAACTTCAAGAGGACCTTGGCAATTGTGTGGGACAAGCTGACCAAACAGCTGCAGGAGCTGATTGACAGCAGTATTGAG AAGAGACGGCCGCCCTCGTTTTTCGCCAACCTCTCTGGTGCCCTGGGGATCATGGAAGGATTCTTCAAGTACGATGAGACTGAAATTGCATCCCTTTGTGAAAATTCCGACCTGTTGGCTATCACCAAGGCGCGCCTGAAGATGCACAGCCTTGACACTTCTGAACTGATCCAGCAATATTTTCTCAacag gtatGAGGAGCAGAAGCTTTTAACGCACACTCCGTCCCAGAACTCCGAGCAGTGCTGCGGGCTGCTCACCGTCAAGTGCATGTTCCAAGATCAATATCTCAAAATAGAAATCCTCAATGGCAGAAATCTGCGGCCCACTGATTCAAATG GCTACTGTGATTCCTACGTGAAAGTGCACCTTCTCCCCGAGGACAAGTTTGCTGGTAGTGTTACCAAGTGTAAGACCAAGGTGCACAAGAAGAATTTGTTCCCACTATACGACGAGATTTTCAACAT